The following are encoded in a window of Actinomyces oris genomic DNA:
- a CDS encoding ABC transporter permease yields MRLRTYLATTRRILTQLRADRRTVGLIAIVPAALLTLLYLVYRDYPGADLLFNHIAVSMMAILPTTVMFLVTSVAMLRERVSGTLERLWTTPIHRADLLFGYATAFALTAVIQSLILCAVAAWGLDVDISASWGWVVLTALVDAFVGVSLGLLVSAFARTEFQAVQFMPVVIAPQLFLCGLLVSRDQLPRALEVVADALPMSWAVDAVTELTTASEPSDDFFRYLAYLVCFGLVVLGVAASTVPRKTR; encoded by the coding sequence ATGCGCCTGCGCACCTACCTGGCCACCACCCGCCGCATCCTCACCCAACTACGTGCCGACCGGCGCACGGTCGGCCTCATCGCGATCGTGCCCGCCGCGCTGCTGACCCTGCTGTACTTGGTCTACCGCGACTATCCCGGCGCGGACCTGCTGTTCAATCACATCGCCGTCTCCATGATGGCGATCCTGCCGACTACGGTCATGTTCCTGGTCACCAGCGTCGCCATGCTGCGCGAACGCGTGAGCGGCACCCTGGAGCGGTTGTGGACCACACCGATCCACCGGGCCGACCTCCTGTTCGGCTATGCCACCGCCTTCGCACTGACCGCCGTCATCCAGTCCCTCATCCTGTGCGCCGTGGCCGCCTGGGGGCTGGACGTGGACATCTCCGCCTCCTGGGGGTGGGTGGTGCTCACCGCCCTGGTGGACGCCTTCGTCGGGGTGTCCCTGGGGCTGTTGGTCTCGGCCTTTGCCCGCACTGAGTTCCAGGCCGTGCAGTTCATGCCGGTGGTCATCGCACCCCAGCTGTTCCTGTGCGGGCTCCTGGTCAGTCGCGACCAGCTGCCGCGCGCCTTGGAGGTGGTCGCTGACGCCCTGCCCATGAGCTGGGCGGTCGACGCCGTCACCGAGCTCACGACGGCCAGCGAGCCCTCCGACGATTTCTTCCGATACCTTGCCTACCTGGTCTGCTTCGGCCTGGTGGTCCTGGGGGTGGCGGCCTCCACCGTGCCGCGCAAGACCCGCTGA
- a CDS encoding ABC transporter ATP-binding protein, whose product MMKSDEGDAPRESGASNQSHDSSRDITSCAASEQPAVTAMDLRVSRGRKEILHGLDLNLAPGTITGLLGPSGCGKTTLMRTVVGVQRYRGQIEVLGHAPGAAAVRGRVGYVTQGQAVYADLTARQNLRYFASLAGSRARDLDEVLDVVGLTALADRPVSTYSGGEAGRVSLACALVADPDLLVMDEPTVGLDPVTREELWATFHALAERGATLLVSSHVMDEAFRCDQVLLMRQGRILATTTATDLLASTGADTVDAAFLAVIADSESRPEQKGGQR is encoded by the coding sequence ATGATGAAAAGCGATGAAGGAGACGCGCCCCGGGAGTCGGGGGCCAGCAACCAATCGCACGACTCCAGTCGAGACATCACGTCCTGCGCCGCCTCGGAGCAGCCGGCCGTCACCGCGATGGACCTGCGTGTGAGCCGTGGGCGCAAGGAGATCCTCCACGGCCTGGACCTGAACCTGGCACCCGGCACCATCACCGGCCTGCTCGGTCCCTCTGGCTGCGGTAAGACCACCCTTATGCGCACCGTCGTCGGCGTCCAGCGCTATCGCGGGCAGATCGAGGTTCTCGGGCACGCCCCGGGTGCTGCCGCCGTGCGCGGTCGGGTCGGCTACGTCACCCAGGGTCAGGCTGTCTACGCCGACCTGACTGCCCGCCAGAACCTGCGCTACTTCGCCTCCCTGGCCGGCAGCCGGGCCCGCGACCTGGACGAGGTCCTCGACGTCGTCGGGCTCACTGCCCTGGCTGACCGGCCCGTGTCCACCTACTCCGGCGGCGAGGCCGGGCGCGTGAGCCTGGCCTGCGCGCTCGTGGCCGACCCCGACCTGCTCGTCATGGACGAGCCTACCGTCGGCCTGGACCCGGTCACCCGTGAGGAGCTGTGGGCCACCTTCCACGCCCTGGCCGAGCGCGGCGCCACCCTCCTGGTCTCCAGTCACGTCATGGACGAGGCCTTCCGCTGCGACCAGGTCCTGCTCATGCGCCAGGGCCGCATCTTGGCCACCACCACGGCCACGGACCTCCTGGCCAGCACCGGGGCGGACACCGTGGACGCCGCCTTTCTAGCCGTCATCGCCGACTCTGAGAGCCGACCCGAGCAGAAAGGAGGGCAGCGCTGA
- a CDS encoding TetR/AcrR family transcriptional regulator: MSPRGRRPAGSPDTREAILAAARTAFARDGYQTSLRGIARDAGVDPALVHHYFPDRATLFAKAVIESTAGIDANLTHRAAGITELEPEQLGEGIVRSVISLWDEAGADRFTAVIHAALGQGGDVEPFRDFIATGVLSPIVTHFCPDRPQLRAQLIASQIIGLGLARWVARMDHIAGLDVEALVALVGPTIQRYAFDDLPDVTDPA; encoded by the coding sequence ATGAGCCCGCGCGGGCGGCGGCCGGCGGGGAGCCCGGACACGCGTGAGGCTATCCTGGCGGCGGCCCGCACCGCCTTCGCCCGCGACGGCTACCAGACCTCCCTGCGCGGCATCGCGCGCGACGCCGGCGTCGACCCGGCCCTGGTCCACCACTACTTCCCGGACCGGGCCACGCTCTTCGCCAAAGCCGTCATCGAGTCGACCGCCGGGATCGACGCCAACCTCACACACCGGGCCGCAGGTATTACCGAGCTCGAGCCCGAACAGCTGGGGGAGGGGATCGTGCGCTCCGTCATCAGCCTGTGGGACGAGGCTGGGGCGGACCGCTTCACGGCGGTCATCCATGCCGCGCTCGGCCAGGGCGGTGACGTCGAACCCTTCCGCGACTTCATCGCCACCGGGGTTCTCTCGCCGATCGTCACCCACTTCTGTCCCGACCGCCCCCAGCTGCGCGCCCAGCTCATCGCCAGCCAGATCATCGGACTCGGCCTGGCCCGCTGGGTCGCCCGCATGGACCACATCGCCGGCCTCGACGTCGAAGCTCTGGTTGCGCTTGTCGGCCCCACTATCCAGCGCTACGCCTTCGACGACCTGCCCGACGTCACTGATCCCGCCTGA